From one Lycium barbarum isolate Lr01 chromosome 6, ASM1917538v2, whole genome shotgun sequence genomic stretch:
- the LOC132600655 gene encoding GTPase LSG1-2, with protein sequence MGKGEKTTLGRALVKHHNQMIQQSKEKGRFFRNNNKKILESVTEVTDLEAVIEQTDEAHRLYSDLNPPVNLLVNLDSGSSTSDLTPEERKKQQKKEEALHASSLRVPRRPPWNTRMSVEELDANERQSFLAWRRNLARLEENEKLVLTPFEKNLDIWRQLWRVVERSDLLVMVVDARDPLFYRCPDLEAYALEVDQHKKTMLLVNKADLLPISIRKKWAEYFHKQGILFLFWSAKAASAALSSSQVPTSSQEAGDADTKILGREELLARLQSAAEEIVLTRNRSASHADENLAADVQSRSVMVGFVGYPNVGKSSTINALVGEKRAGVTSTPGKTKHFQTLVISPKLTLCDCPGLVFPSFTSSRYEMIACGVLPIDRITEHREAVQVVANRVPREIIEEVYNISLPKPKPYEPQSRPPTAAELLRSYCASRGYVASSGLPDETRATRQMLKDYVDGKLPHFELPPGELDDEASEEDDEDVTEDADGPRMSGSDYSDDIGDEEDDEDENARLDHVLSDLSTFDMANGLASDKAARKKKPTTAPHKQHKKTQRKKDRSWRVQNGEGDGMPVVRVFRKAANTGPVNVR encoded by the exons ATGGGGAAAGGAGAGAAAACAACGTTAGGTAGGGCACTGGTAAAGCACCATAACCAAATGATACAACAATCCAAAGAGAAGGGACGATTCTTTAGAAACAATAACAAGAAGATTCTAGAATCTGTGACTGAAGTCACTGATTTAGAAGCTGTTATTGAGCAGACTGATGAAGCTCATCGCCTTTACTCTGACCTTAATCCTCCCGTTAATCTCCTCGTCAATCT GGACTCTGGATCTAGTACTAGTGATCTGACACCTGAAGAGAGAAAGAAGCAGCAGAAGAAAGAGGAGGCTTTACATGCTAGTAGTCTTCGTGTTCCACGCAG GCCACCATGGAATACTAGAATGTCAGTAGAAGAGCTTGATGCCAATGAAAGACAATCTTTTCTAGCTTGGCGCCGCAATCTTGCAAG GCTTGAAGAGAACGAGAAACTGGTTCTCACCCCTTTTGAAAAGAACCTGGATATCTGGAGACAGCTTTGGAGAGTTGTTGAGCGTAGTGATCTG CTTGTAATGGTTGTTGATGCACGAGACCCACTTTTTTACCGTTGCCCTGATCTTGAG GCTTATGCACTCGAAGTAGACCAACACAAAAAAACAATGCTGCTTGTTAACAAAGCAGATCTTTTACCCATTTCTATTAG AAAGAAATGGGCTGAATACTTCCACAAGCAAGGGATCCTTTTTCTGTTCTGGTCAGCTAAAGCTGCCTCTGCTGCTCTCAGTTCTTCACAAGTACCAACGAGCTCTCAAGAGGCAGGTGATGCTGATACGAAAATTTTAGGCAGGGAGGAGCTATTGGCCCGTTTACAGTCTGCAGCAGAGGAAATAGTTTTGACTAGGAATAGGTCAGCTTCTCATGCTGATGAGAACTTGGCAGCAGATGTTCAATCTAGAAGTGTGATGGTGGGGTTTGTGGGATATCCTAATGTTGGGAAAAGTTCAACCATTAATGCTTTGGTAGGTGAAAAACGAGCTGGTGTGACATCTACTCCTGGGAAGACAAAGCATTTTCAAACACTCGTGATTTCTCCTAAACTTACTCTATGTGATTGCCCTGGTTTAGTGTTTCCATCATTTACAAGTTCGAGATATGAGATGATTGCATGTGGTGTTTTGCCAATTGACCGGATCACTGAGCATCGAGAGGCAGTACAGGTGGTGGCAAATCGAGTCCCTAGAGAAATTATCGAGGAAGTCTACAACATATCTCTGCCGAAACCAAAGCCATATGAGCCACAGTCTCGCCCCCCTACTGCTGCAGAACTTTTAAGATCATACTGTGCCTCTCGTGGTTATGTTGCTTCAAGCGGATTGCCTGATGAAACAAGAGCAACACGTCAGATGTTGAAGGATTATGTTGATGGGAAGCTTCCACACTTTGAATTGCCTCCAGGAGAATTAGACGATGAAGCTAGTGAAGAGGACGACGAAGATGTTACAGAGGATGCTGATGGACCTAGAATGTCTGGTTCTGATTACTCCGATGATATTGGTGATGAGGAGGATGATGAAGACGAAAATGCACGTCTAGATCATGTGCTGAGTGATTTGAGTACATTTGATATGGCCAATGGACTTGCTTCTGACAAGGCAGCTCGCAAAAAGAAGCCCACAACTGCGCCTCATAAACAACATAAGAAAACACAGAGAAAGAAAGACCGGTCATGGAGGGTCCAGAACGGTGAAGGTGATGGTATGCCAGTAGTAAGAGTCTTCAGGAAAGCAGCAAACACTGGACCTGTAAACGTGCGGTAG